In the Phaeobacter gallaeciensis genome, one interval contains:
- the rplC gene encoding 50S ribosomal protein L3 translates to MRSGIIAKKVGMTRLFMEDGKQIPVTVLHLDGLQVVSQRTEDKDGYTAVQLGAGSAKVKRVSKAMRGHFAAAKVEPKRKLVEFRVPADALIEVGAEISAEHFLTGQKVDVTGTSIGKGFAGAMKRWNFGGLRASHGVSISHRSHGSTGQCQDPGKVFKGKKMAGHMGAARVTTQNLEVVKTDADRGLVFIKGAVPGPKSGWVTVKDAVKKKAPEGLPFPAALKTAATEAPAEAPAEGGEA, encoded by the coding sequence CGCTCTGGTATTATCGCAAAGAAAGTCGGCATGACCCGGCTGTTCATGGAAGACGGCAAGCAGATCCCTGTGACCGTTCTTCACCTGGATGGTCTGCAGGTCGTGTCGCAACGCACCGAAGACAAAGACGGCTACACCGCCGTTCAGCTGGGCGCAGGCTCGGCCAAAGTGAAGCGCGTCTCCAAGGCGATGCGTGGCCACTTTGCCGCTGCAAAGGTTGAACCCAAGCGTAAGCTGGTTGAATTTCGCGTACCCGCCGATGCCCTGATCGAAGTTGGCGCCGAAATCTCGGCCGAACACTTCCTGACAGGTCAGAAAGTGGACGTGACCGGCACCTCGATCGGTAAAGGTTTCGCAGGCGCCATGAAGCGCTGGAACTTTGGCGGTCTGCGTGCGTCGCACGGTGTGTCGATCTCGCACCGTTCGCACGGTTCGACCGGTCAGTGTCAGGATCCCGGCAAGGTTTTCAAAGGCAAGAAGATGGCCGGCCACATGGGCGCTGCCCGCGTGACCACCCAGAACCTGGAAGTCGTCAAGACCGACGCCGACCGTGGCCTGGTGTTCATCAAAGGTGCCGTACCTGGTCCGAAATCCGGTTGGGTAACCGTCAAGGATGCCGTCAAGAAGAAAGCGCCCGAAGGTCTGCCCTTCCCGGCGGCTCTGAAGACAGCAGCAACCGAAGCACCGGCGGAAGCTCCCGCGGAAGGTGGTGAAGCATGA